The following coding sequences are from one Photobacterium angustum window:
- a CDS encoding ABC transporter permease translates to MFPVKQIFHEMSAEKLRLSLTILAIVWSTVCISTMLAAGEGLRQGLIRSSTSGNGNLIYVSTGVASINYGNFYKGKSLDLAIEDQKLIKALPTVKMVSATATWEESAHYKDRQAFMFPLAVENNYKKLNDLTLTAGSRWFNPLDTKEQRKVAILGKTTAALLFNKAAFSWDKDVKLDSDPVGKQFKIGDEDFTVIGVLKDDRNIESGSSSEYSILVPLATWQRFYPNSPIQGINVEPQPNANREQLAKTIRQVIARKYNADIADEQLIQTDDMLLQQETMRSFLLGLQSFLGIIGFVTLGVAGIGIANVMYASVKRATRDIGVRMAVGATPSHIRLHYIVQAMMTMAMGGFIGLLMTLGLVSIIDAIPISDSGFYARLGSPKPELSLSVMLIVISALILVGILAAWFPANKAASITPLEALQSE, encoded by the coding sequence ATGTTTCCTGTTAAACAAATTTTCCATGAAATGTCAGCCGAGAAACTTCGCTTAAGTCTTACTATTCTTGCCATTGTTTGGTCGACAGTCTGCATTAGTACCATGCTCGCAGCTGGTGAAGGTTTACGCCAAGGGTTAATTCGCAGTTCGACAAGTGGAAACGGTAATCTCATTTATGTATCAACCGGTGTCGCATCCATTAATTATGGTAATTTTTACAAAGGAAAATCACTTGATTTAGCCATTGAAGATCAAAAGCTTATTAAAGCATTACCGACAGTAAAAATGGTTTCAGCAACCGCAACATGGGAAGAAAGTGCGCATTATAAAGATCGCCAAGCCTTTATGTTCCCGCTTGCGGTTGAAAACAATTATAAAAAACTCAATGATTTAACATTAACGGCCGGTAGCCGCTGGTTTAACCCTCTTGATACAAAAGAACAGCGAAAAGTCGCTATTTTAGGGAAAACAACAGCAGCGCTATTATTTAACAAAGCTGCGTTTAGCTGGGATAAAGACGTAAAACTCGACAGCGATCCTGTTGGTAAACAATTTAAAATTGGTGATGAAGATTTCACCGTAATTGGTGTACTAAAAGATGATCGTAACATTGAGTCGGGGTCTTCCTCTGAATACAGCATATTGGTGCCGCTGGCGACATGGCAACGCTTTTATCCCAATTCTCCAATCCAAGGTATTAATGTAGAGCCTCAACCCAACGCCAACCGTGAACAATTGGCCAAAACTATACGGCAAGTAATTGCACGAAAGTACAACGCTGATATTGCTGATGAACAGTTAATTCAAACGGATGACATGTTGCTACAGCAAGAAACCATGCGTTCATTTTTACTCGGGCTACAGAGTTTCTTAGGCATTATTGGCTTTGTAACATTAGGCGTTGCGGGAATAGGTATTGCAAATGTCATGTACGCCAGTGTAAAACGCGCAACACGTGATATTGGGGTTCGGATGGCAGTAGGAGCAACACCTAGCCATATTCGTTTACATTATATTGTGCAAGCTATGATGACGATGGCTATGGGTGGTTTTATCGGGTTATTAATGACGCTTGGTCTTGTCAGCATCATTGACGCAATCCCTATTTCAGATTCGGGTTTTTACGCTCGCTTGGGCAGCCCTAAACCTGAGTTGTCACTGTCCGTTATGTTAATCGTAATTTCTGCATTAATTCTGGTTGGTATACTTGCAGCTTGGTTTCCTGCCAATAAAGCGGCAAGTATTACGCCATTAGAGGCATTACAAAGTGAATAA
- a CDS encoding ABC transporter permease: protein MITLLSQTVQTLLTHRLRSALAIIAIVWGIVSVLVLVALGEGFYRENLKSFSMLMSDTQKVSFAQTSKPWQGYPARRKITTTEKQLSVLSEVPQIKQVSILYSNAKAQVTDIDGTQLKGNVFGIDNHFLALNNTRLVLGSRKISPSDLANHTRVAIIGWRLAKRGNIRLNDNININGVPFQVIGISKKTESSGLTRIKRAALIPSTTFNDLWLSNPTDLLVQPAKGISGMALRTAMQSFFAKQYQFDPKDKQAIRMPDYSRFADFYTSLLRGIQLFLGASGAMTLAVGALGVANIMFLSVAERTREIGVRLAIGATPTHILMQFMVEGAVLVTVGTLTGIAVSAIIIQCLNLLSLPDWLGHPVMTSTSIVLTLMITAVLALLAAFFPARRAAHLTPVIALSARA from the coding sequence ATGATCACACTGCTTAGCCAAACCGTTCAAACACTGCTTACCCATAGGTTGAGAAGTGCATTGGCCATTATTGCGATAGTCTGGGGTATTGTTTCAGTTTTAGTCTTAGTCGCATTAGGCGAAGGGTTTTATCGTGAAAACTTAAAATCTTTTTCTATGCTGATGAGCGATACACAGAAAGTCTCTTTTGCACAAACTAGCAAACCGTGGCAAGGATACCCTGCGAGAAGAAAGATCACGACAACGGAAAAGCAACTAAGTGTGTTGTCTGAGGTGCCTCAAATAAAACAAGTCTCTATTTTATATTCGAATGCCAAAGCACAAGTCACAGATATTGACGGCACTCAATTAAAAGGAAATGTTTTTGGTATTGATAATCACTTCCTGGCGCTTAATAACACGCGTTTAGTACTAGGCTCTCGTAAAATATCACCGAGTGATTTAGCCAACCATACTCGTGTTGCCATTATAGGCTGGCGTCTCGCTAAACGCGGAAACATTCGTTTGAACGACAACATCAACATCAATGGTGTGCCATTTCAAGTGATCGGTATTTCAAAAAAGACAGAAAGTAGTGGGCTTACCCGAATTAAACGTGCCGCCTTAATTCCAAGTACAACATTTAATGACTTATGGCTAAGTAACCCTACCGATCTGTTAGTGCAACCAGCGAAAGGTATTTCAGGCATGGCATTACGTACAGCAATGCAGAGCTTTTTCGCTAAACAGTACCAATTTGATCCTAAAGACAAACAAGCTATACGAATGCCTGATTACAGTCGCTTTGCCGATTTCTACACCAGTCTGTTACGAGGTATCCAGCTATTTTTAGGCGCTAGCGGTGCAATGACACTCGCGGTAGGTGCATTAGGTGTTGCTAATATCATGTTTTTATCTGTAGCAGAAAGAACCCGCGAAATAGGCGTAAGGCTTGCCATTGGTGCGACTCCTACTCATATTTTGATGCAGTTTATGGTCGAAGGTGCTGTATTGGTGACAGTGGGAACTCTCACCGGTATTGCCGTTTCTGCCATCATCATTCAATGCTTAAATCTTCTCTCATTACCCGATTGGCTCGGTCACCCAGTAATGACGTCAACATCTATCGTTTTAACACTCATGATCACAGCAGTACTTGCCTTATTAGCTGCATTTTTCCCTGCGCGTAGGGCTGCACACTTAACGCCAGTGATAGCATTAAGTGCGAGGGCCTAA
- a CDS encoding TolC family protein encodes MTAIWRNTLLSLSLGMVCTQSFALTIDQAWEAAKQTSPDYRIKQLKESQSQYGVSLSKSALLPSLQGSATTGWTKDGGNSNGYNISLNQSIWNSQNWAALDQSQVDVVIAKIAITQAKNTLAEELIQAYFALAQAQRSLSIAEQQRKDSQQLLSLTEQRYKSGLIMSTGIDDAKAHVIGTETTVLQRQSDLVEKQSELAIVINQTPDRVNEIDSQNLHQPALAVNDEKAWLNKAKDNSPELLIAKQNVKRQQLAVDQAQAGYYPTVNGSVGYSNNFDNNSEGMSANLGVSVPIDLNGAIKTKVSQSKLELQIAKQQLRKVELNLENNVKTRFNQLDLDWKRVEMGVEKVKSDEKALKTKEILFNSGADGTTALDVINVQDTVYRSKEDLQQLLYQYWLNRIELLKLTGQLNDQTITQLSQALMP; translated from the coding sequence ATGACAGCTATATGGCGTAACACACTGTTGAGTCTTTCACTGGGTATGGTATGCACTCAAAGCTTCGCATTAACGATTGATCAAGCATGGGAGGCTGCAAAGCAAACAAGTCCTGATTACCGTATTAAACAGCTTAAAGAAAGTCAGAGTCAATACGGTGTATCACTAAGCAAAAGTGCATTACTTCCTAGCCTTCAAGGGAGTGCAACAACGGGCTGGACTAAAGATGGTGGCAACAGTAATGGCTACAATATTTCACTTAATCAATCGATTTGGAATAGTCAAAACTGGGCTGCATTGGATCAATCACAAGTAGATGTAGTTATTGCAAAAATCGCGATTACGCAAGCGAAAAACACACTGGCAGAAGAGCTTATCCAAGCTTATTTCGCTTTAGCACAAGCTCAGCGTTCGCTTTCCATTGCAGAGCAACAACGTAAAGACAGTCAACAACTTCTCTCACTGACAGAACAGCGCTACAAATCCGGTTTGATCATGTCAACAGGAATTGACGATGCTAAAGCGCATGTCATTGGTACTGAGACCACTGTATTACAACGACAATCAGATCTCGTTGAAAAACAGTCTGAACTCGCTATCGTGATCAACCAAACGCCTGATCGTGTCAATGAAATCGACAGCCAAAATCTTCACCAACCAGCACTAGCAGTCAATGATGAAAAAGCATGGTTAAACAAAGCAAAAGATAACAGCCCTGAATTATTGATTGCGAAACAAAATGTAAAACGTCAACAACTCGCGGTAGATCAAGCACAAGCAGGATACTACCCTACTGTTAACGGCTCCGTTGGCTACAGTAATAACTTTGACAATAATAGCGAAGGGATGAGTGCAAACCTTGGTGTTTCAGTGCCGATTGATCTTAATGGCGCGATTAAAACCAAAGTTTCACAATCTAAGCTCGAATTACAAATAGCTAAACAGCAATTAAGAAAAGTCGAACTTAATCTCGAAAATAATGTGAAGACACGTTTTAACCAACTTGATCTGGATTGGAAACGCGTTGAAATGGGCGTAGAAAAAGTCAAATCCGATGAAAAAGCACTTAAAACTAAAGAAATTTTATTTAATTCTGGAGCTGATGGTACAACAGCATTAGACGTTATCAACGTTCAAGATACGGTATATCGAAGTAAAGAAGACTTACAGCAACTTCTCTATCAATACTGGTTAAACCGAATTGAATTGCTAAAGCTAACAGGCCAACTCAATGACCAAACAATTACACAGCTTTCTCAGGCCTTAATGCCATGA
- a CDS encoding efflux RND transporter periplasmic adaptor subunit, translated as MKKRWIVVATLSAIAALGIYAVKAPSSDEHHFTMLTAKNATIEKQAIAVGQIMPAQAVKIKSQIEGIVDKIYVNLGDKVEAGSPVIKLRPNPTPQDLTRVNADLLKSKADLESAKIKLANLKRLAAQKIIPANFDAYIQAQADVKSRTAELKQKQQESDLMSKGESDAGSTKLTSIIYAPINGTVLDVKVDVGEPITSTESNQAATEIMTMADMKNIIFKGSVSEHDAAQLTEGMPVELTLAPYPDLKIAGKLTKVAVQSEKLNNDSNNNQQAQSFDNGFAVEVSDIKFPKDITLRSGFTATAHITLKKATDVMTVPERALHFKGNDPFVLIADDSTKGFKEVPVKLGLSDGINVEVLSGIEPKQSIIDASMVEGL; from the coding sequence ATGAAAAAACGCTGGATTGTCGTTGCAACCCTAAGTGCTATTGCTGCCTTAGGTATTTATGCAGTTAAAGCTCCCTCTTCTGATGAACACCATTTCACCATGCTGACTGCTAAAAATGCAACTATTGAGAAACAAGCCATTGCGGTAGGACAAATCATGCCGGCTCAAGCGGTAAAGATTAAATCTCAAATAGAAGGGATAGTAGATAAAATTTATGTCAATCTAGGCGATAAAGTAGAGGCGGGCTCTCCCGTTATAAAGCTTCGTCCAAACCCTACTCCACAAGATCTCACACGTGTTAATGCTGACTTATTAAAAAGCAAAGCCGATTTAGAATCAGCCAAAATAAAATTGGCGAATTTAAAACGTTTAGCGGCACAAAAAATTATTCCAGCTAATTTCGATGCCTATATTCAAGCACAAGCGGATGTGAAATCGAGAACCGCTGAGTTAAAACAAAAACAACAAGAATCTGATCTAATGAGTAAAGGCGAATCAGATGCAGGTTCCACCAAACTCACCTCTATTATTTATGCGCCGATTAACGGTACGGTATTAGATGTCAAAGTCGATGTCGGTGAACCGATCACTTCAACGGAATCAAACCAAGCAGCGACAGAAATTATGACTATGGCTGATATGAAAAATATCATCTTTAAAGGTTCGGTGAGTGAACATGATGCAGCCCAACTAACAGAGGGGATGCCTGTTGAATTAACCCTTGCGCCTTATCCTGATCTAAAAATTGCAGGAAAACTCACTAAAGTTGCGGTGCAATCAGAAAAGCTAAACAACGATAGTAATAACAACCAGCAAGCGCAGAGCTTTGACAACGGTTTTGCAGTTGAAGTCAGTGACATTAAATTTCCTAAAGATATTACTTTACGCTCAGGCTTTACGGCTACTGCACATATCACATTAAAAAAAGCGACAGACGTAATGACGGTACCTGAACGCGCTCTGCATTTTAAAGGTAATGATCCTTTTGTACTTATCGCCGATGACTCAACGAAAGGCTTTAAAGAGGTTCCCGTGAAACTAGGCTTATCAGACGGTATTAATGTTGAAGTCCTATCAGGTATTGAACCAAAACAAAGCATCATCGATGCCAGCATGGTCGAGGGCTTATAA
- a CDS encoding 2OG-Fe dioxygenase family protein, translated as MKIENKFLIEAFQVPSKVAARVAPFFDQLPPDKYINSDHRFRAYARFQSENGNIIKLPHSKFKQSSQVNRVLGDVERDFSDMSQDMVNTVEFQHLLKSFMESTGAIDDHSVVDVHQIRVTCDHDAASAPAPEGIHQDGFRYVGIFCVQRKNISGGYTQIFASPVEQHPHMNTVLEENQFVILNDERFYHYISETLSNIEGQKGVRDVFVFTA; from the coding sequence ATGAAGATAGAAAATAAATTCTTAATCGAAGCTTTCCAAGTACCGTCAAAAGTAGCAGCGAGAGTTGCCCCATTCTTTGACCAACTCCCCCCTGATAAGTACATCAACAGCGATCATCGATTTCGTGCTTACGCGCGTTTTCAGTCTGAAAATGGAAACATCATTAAACTGCCTCATTCAAAATTTAAACAGTCATCTCAAGTTAATCGGGTGCTCGGTGACGTTGAACGTGACTTTTCTGATATGTCACAAGACATGGTAAATACCGTTGAATTCCAGCATCTTCTGAAATCATTTATGGAAAGTACCGGGGCTATAGATGATCACTCAGTTGTGGATGTTCACCAAATTCGTGTTACTTGCGACCATGATGCTGCAAGTGCACCTGCGCCAGAAGGAATACATCAAGATGGCTTCCGATATGTTGGTATTTTCTGTGTTCAAAGAAAAAACATCTCAGGTGGATATACGCAAATCTTTGCTTCTCCAGTAGAGCAGCATCCACATATGAATACAGTGCTTGAAGAAAATCAATTCGTAATACTCAATGACGAACGCTTTTATCATTACATATCTGAAACATTATCCAATATTGAAGGGCAAAAAGGAGTAAGAGATGTCTTCGTCTTTACCGCTTAG